A genomic window from Anthocerotibacter panamensis C109 includes:
- a CDS encoding PadR family transcriptional regulator has product MSLPHALLGFLREEPLTGYDLKTQCFDKSVAHFWPADQAQIYRTLEKMVAQGWVSSHLEVQHNRPNRKVYTLTPAGETALYRWLVQPQGLPTHRDPLLIQVFFADQLSDPELLNLLTRQLTAHQELLDYYQDMPNHLPLPPLDDPTASREERMHRLVLEMAMGKEQSYIRWLQQAIALIQTASV; this is encoded by the coding sequence ATGTCCTTGCCCCATGCCCTCCTCGGATTCCTGCGCGAAGAGCCGCTTACAGGATATGACCTCAAAACCCAGTGTTTCGATAAGTCGGTTGCCCATTTTTGGCCCGCCGACCAGGCTCAGATCTACCGTACGCTCGAAAAAATGGTGGCACAGGGTTGGGTCTCCAGCCACCTTGAGGTGCAGCACAACCGCCCCAACCGCAAGGTCTACACCCTGACCCCTGCCGGGGAGACAGCCTTATACCGTTGGCTCGTCCAGCCTCAGGGACTGCCTACCCACCGCGATCCCTTGCTGATCCAGGTCTTCTTCGCAGACCAACTCTCCGACCCCGAACTGCTAAACTTGCTCACCCGGCAACTGACAGCGCACCAAGAGCTTTTGGACTATTACCAAGACATGCCCAACCATCTACCCCTACCGCCTTTGGATGACCCGACCGCAAGCCGGGAAGAGCGGATGCACCGCCTCGTCCTAGAGATGGCCATGGGTAAAGAGCAGTCCTATATCCGCTGGTTGCAGCAAGCCATCGCCCTCATTCAGACAGCAAGTGTCTAG